From Podospora bellae-mahoneyi strain CBS 112042 chromosome 3, whole genome shotgun sequence, the proteins below share one genomic window:
- the ISA1 gene encoding Iron-sulfur assembly protein 1 (COG:P; EggNog:ENOG503P2UB), translating to MNASSLLARRAACLACRRSFFRSSNQQRQFSSTPAQLAAAFQSYSLPSHPPPAPRNATAPDTSITHNVQSPALPRVHETRPPKEPQAPLDPASSLPEKEAQQSKSSTQLSAPSPRLRSKLRTPRKAAMKLTPAAVDHLRALLDQPDPKLIKVGVRNRGCSGLAYHLEFVEKPGAFDETVEQDGVKVLIDSKALFSIIGSEMDWIEDKLSQRFVFRNPNIKEQCGCGESFMV from the exons ATGAACGCGTCTAGTTTACTAGCCAGGAGAGCGGCGTGTCTAGCTTGCCGCCGCAGCTTCTTTCGAAGCAGCAACCAACAACGTCAGTTCTCGTCGACGCCGGCCCAGCTCGCCGCTGCTTTTCAGTCCTACTCGTTACcttctcacccacccccagcgCCACGCAATGCCACGGCTCCTGATACCTCCATCACACACAATGTTCAGTCCCCCGCGTTGCCGAGAGTACACGAGACCCGGCCGCCGAAAGAGCCGCAGGCGCCTCTAGACCCAGCCTCGTCGCTCCCCGAGAAAGAAGCCCAGCAGTCCAAGTCAAGTACACAGCTATCagcgccatcgccaaggcTGCGGTCCAAGTTGCGCACTCCCCGAAAGGCGGCAATGAAGCTCACTCCCGCCGCCGTAGACCACCTACGCGCGCTTCTCGACCAGCCGGACCCGAAGCTCATCAAGGTCGGTGTGCGCAACAGGGGGTGCTCTGGATTGGCGTATCATCTCGAGTTCGTGGAGAAGCCTGGGGCTTTCGACGAGACGGTTGAGCAAGACGGAGTCAAGGTGTTGATTGACAGCAAAGCACTCTTCAGCATTATCGGGAGCGAGATGGACTGGATAGAGGACAAGCTTAGCCAACGTTTTGTTTTCCGGAACCCCAACATCA AGGAGCAGTGTGGATGTGGCGAGTCGTTTATGGTATAA
- the MGS1 gene encoding DNA-dependent ATPase mgs1 (EggNog:ENOG503NVNB; COG:L; BUSCO:EOG09261W2O), translated as MVVCPICQRGVKTLEINSHIDSGCQTFLLDDQATDRPSSPPSHTQSQLPSTQQKKRTAADFFATPAAKRQAITNGSAASTPRPVNGFGITTNNGNKGGQKRTWDEANSSPTADNRPVGAETSTLSTNGTAERDPGAAPLSKRSKTHRAAPLAERMRPDSLDDVFGQDLVGPNGVLRSLIETDRVPSMILWGGSGTGKTTIARCIARRVGSRFIELNATSTGVAEVKKFFAEAANELNLTGRKTIIFCDEIHRFSKSQQDVFLKPVEAGTITLIGATTENPSFKVQAALLSRCRTFTLASLTREDLQRILVRAIQAEIVEEGIELSPLIDEELLTYLSAFADGDARTALNLLELALSLTTRPQGGGEAPLTKEDIKAALTKTLVYDRAGDQHYDTISAFHKAVRGSDSDAALYYLARMLQSGEDPLFIARRMVVIASEDVGLADNSLLPLATATYTATQQIGMPEARIPLAHCTVALCLAPKSTRAYRALNNAFSALREPGVASLPVPLHLRNAPTRLMKDLGYGAQYKYPPNYKDGKVRQEYLPEELRGRRFLEDRDLGTEVDPDVEMEG; from the coding sequence ATGGTCGTTTGCCCCATTTGCCAGCGGGGCGTCAAGACGCTCGAAATCAATAGCCACATCGACTCGGGCTGCCAGACCTTCCTTCTCGACGACCAAGCCACCGACCggccatcttctccaccaaGCCACACTCAATCCCAGCTGCCATCAACCCAGCAAAAGAAGCGAACCGCCGCCGACTTTTTTGCAACCCCAGCTGCGAAACGGCAGGCCATCACCAATGGATCAGCCGCCTCGACACCACGGCCCGTCAACGGTTTTGGGATAACAACCAACAATGGCAACAAGGGCGGACAAAAGAGGACCTGGGATGAAGCTAATAGCTCACCAACTGCGGACAACAGACCGGTAGGGGCCGAGACGAGCACACTCTCGACAAACGGCACGGCTGAGCGAGATCCCGGTGCTGCCCCTCTCTCGAAGCGATCCAAGACCCATCGAGCCGCCCCCTTGGCCGAGCGAATGCGGCCCGACTCCCTCGACGATGTGTTTGGGCAAGACTTGGTTGGGCCCAACGGGGTGCTGAGGTCTCTGATCGAAACAGACAGAGTGCCATCCATGATATTATGGGGAGGTTCGGGGACAGGCAAGACGACGATAGCAAGGTGCATCGCCCGGCGAGTGGGCAGCAGGTTTATTGAGCTCAatgccaccagcaccggcgtCGCCGAGGTCAAAAAGTTCTTTGCCGAAGCAGCCAACGAGCTTAACTTGACGGGGAGAAAAACCATCATATTTTGCGACGAGATTCACAGGTTCAGCAAGTCTCAGCAGGATGTGTTTTTGAAGCCGGTGGAAGCGGGGACTATCACATTGATCGGGGCCACAACGGAAAACCCGAGTTTCAAGGTCCAGGCGGCGTTGTTGAGTCGGTGCAGGACATTTACACTGGCATCGCTTACGAGGGAGGATCTGCAGAGGATATTGGTCAGGGCAATACAGGCcgagattgtggaggaggggataGAGCTCAGCCCCCTAATTGATGAGGAGCTGTTGACGTACCTGTCGGCCTTTGCGGATGGAGATGCCAGGACCGCGCTGAATTTGTTGGAACTGGCCCTCTCTCTGACGACGAGACCgcaagggggaggggaggctcCATTGACAAAAGAGGACATCAAGGCTGCGCTGACCAAGACGTTGGTGTACGATCGGGCGGGTGATCAGCACTACGATACCATTTCTGCTTTTCACAAGGCTGTCCGAGGGTCAGATTCCGATGCGGCATTGTATTATTTGGCGAGGATGCTGCAATCGGGAGAGGATCCATTGTTTATTGCGCGAAGAATGGTGGTGATTGCATCGGAAGATGTCGGCCTGGCAGACAACTCACTCCTGCCATTGGCCACGGCGACTTACACGGCCACGCAACAGATTGGTATGCCCGAGGCCAGGATTCCTCTGGCACACTGCACCGTGGCGCTGTGCTTGGCCCCCAAGAGCACGCGAGCGTATAGGGCCCTGAACAATGCATTTTCGGCTCTCAGGGAGCCCGGTGTGGCCAGTCTTCCGGTTCCGCTGCACTTGAGAAACGCACCCACCAGGCTGATGAAGGATTTGGGGTATGGTGCCCAGTACAAGTATCCTCCTAATTACAAAGATGGAAAGGTGAGGCAAGAGTATCTGCCTGAGGaattgagggggaggaggtttctGGAGGATAGAGATTTGGGGACAGAGGTGGATCCGGATGTCGAGATGGAGGGGTGA
- a CDS encoding hypothetical protein (COG:S; EggNog:ENOG503NXRH), with the protein MLDETPVGDLLHLSTQTRQLFIKAVQALRRPYGVGDLHALDTLSTFMTCVLAKRYTNPSSDIIEVLAGLDQIDTVFGDFVAALEGLIRNGRGPGVECCPHGVGHAQDKRQPADGQEPQQQQQQQPKGKSNCTYTADLQQRAVELALAVSSGAYQTSLLTYFIQRDLFPAIISCIQSQSSLETSGDETRITRPFMLLGLLANYNKFEFQNPYQMRLNDFVNERVIKDIVKGVGKTCQKLRDQYIDVQEDLPEGWTLANTLNKIGLGAIAPGGKPPPKPVYDADTAKRMFAELPGEEAAVLLATYDFSHANKLFSLELVTGAPRSEKGEDSPFANFISLTSYLLQHAHLSQRTTLYCHLNLMVFRLLIEDPVLCKRMCSDESKVPVRLCRQRSPYLPLVRSERVIATAVMDTMIDAINHNLRRRLDVGLYTLCVGILLRIISYMSRSRTRLQYHWADLFRSLLSLIRFLTTYASDLKGLSHINTLLDHVVNLLALGLSAGETFLPTPAAYDDLFYKIVETGEVLVKFRDTYGLANRASNSIDTLVSVSVHYKEMLGTDGSKAVKGKRTGGQLTSLQVAEVIKQGYETLSIQAKEGLDSWEKYREADERTLLKKMGRQAVGDVGALISR; encoded by the exons ATGCTCGACGAGACCCCAGTCGGCGATTTACTCCATCTGTCGACCCAGACAAGGCAACTATTCATCAAGGCGGTACAGGCGTTGCGGCGGCCATATGGAGTCGGGGATCTGCATGCACTCGACACCTTGTCCACGTTCATGACTTGCGTGCTTGCAAAACGGTACACAAACCCGAGCTCGGATATCATTGAGGTTTTGGCCGGGCTGGATCAGATCGATACCGTCTTTGGGGACTTTGTCGCAGCCCTGGAGGGCCTCATACGCAATGGAAGGGGCCCAGGGGTAGAGTGTTGCCCACATGGGGTTGGTCATGCGCAGGACAAAAGGCAGCCGGCTGATGGACAggaaccacagcagcagcagcagcagcagccaaaggGGAAATCCAACTGCACTTATACAGCCGATTTGCAGCAACGAGCGGTAGAACTGGCTCTCGCCGTGTCCTCGGGGGCGTATCAAACGAGCTTGCTCACGTACTTTATTCAGAGGGATCTGTTCCCAGCGATAATAAGC TGTATTCAATCACAATCTTCACTGGAAACTTCTGGCGACGAGACGAGGATAACGAGGCCGTTCATGCTGCTTGGACTGCTGGCCAACTACAACAAGTTTGAGTTTCAAAACCCTTATCAAATGCGCTTGAACGATTTTGTCAACGAGCGAGTCATCAAGGATATCGTCAAGGGCGTGGGCAAGACGTGCCAGAAGCTCCGGGATCAGTATATCGATGTCCAAGAAGACCTACCAGAAGGATGGACGCTGGCCAACACGCTCAACAAGATTGGGCTAGGGGCTATTGCGCCAGGGGGAAAGCCCCCGCCCAAACCGGTCTACGACGCAGACACTGCCAAAAGAATGTTTGCCGAGCT GCCGGGAGAGGAAGCTGCCGTCTTGCTTGCCACATATGATTTTTCTCACGCCAACAAGCTGTTCAGTCTGGAGCTGGTGACCGGTGCCCCAAGGTCGGAAAAGGGAGAAGACTCCCCGTTTGCAAACTTCATTTCTCTCACGTcctacctcctccagcacgcCCACCTCTCCCAGAGAACAACCTTGTATTGTCACCTCAACCTGATGGTGTTCCGGTTACTGATTGAGGACCCTGTCCTATGCAAAAGGATGTGTTCAGACGAAAGCAAAGTGCCGGTGAGGCTTTGCCGGCAACGATCCCCTTATTTGCCGCTGGTGCGGTCCGAGAGAGTGATTGCCACAGCTGTCATGGACACCATGATTGacgccatcaaccacaatcTGCGACGCAGACTGGACGTCGGCCTCTACACGCTGTGTGTCGGCATTCTGCTGCGAATCATTAGCTACATGTCCCGGTCGCGAACACGGCTGCAGTACCACTGGGCTGACCTGTTTCGGTCTCTACTCAGCCTGATCCGATTCCTGACAACATATGCCTCTGATCTCAAGGGGCTGAGTCACATCAACACGCTGTTAGATCATGTAGTCAATTTGCTCGCCTTGGGACTGTCGGCCGGTGAGACATTCTTACCCACACCGGCAGCGTACGATGATCTGTTTTACAAGATTGTCGAAacgggggaggtgctggtgAAGTTTAGAGATACCTACGGGCTGGCCAACAGGGCGAGCAACTCCATAGATACGCTTGTCAGCGTCAGTGTCCACTACAAGGAGATGCTGGGAACTGATGGATCCAAAGCGGTCAAGGGCAAGAGAACCGGGGGGCAGTTGACCAGTCTGCAAGTGGCCGAGGTGATCAAGCAGGGCTACGAGACGCTCAGCATCCAGGcaaaggaggggttggatagCTGGGAAAAGTACAGAGAGGCGGATGAGCGGAcgctgctgaagaagatgggaaggCAGGCGGTAGGAGACGTAGGGGCGCTGATTTCAAGGTGA
- the dpp4 gene encoding Dipeptidyl peptidase 4 (MEROPS:MER0004504; COG:O; EggNog:ENOG503NUI5) yields MQRVAALVGAAAALLGAVSAIDPPRPPHQPVGGGSKLLTYNVTTGSPGALSVSTTGITWAQTDNDGDFITLASDGSLVFENVASGNKTTFLASSKIPADYWDYSISHDQTKVLWAVDYTKQYRHSYFANYLVQDVATGQTQQLVPGSKGDIQYATWNPASSSQIAFVQGNNLFLWDNGTISQITTNGGPDLFNAVPDWVYEEEIFGTDHALWYSPDGEYIAYLSFNETGVDTFTIPYFMDNQKVAPAYPRELELRYPKVGTTNPTVTFHLLSVKDKKTTEIPVTAWAADDLIIGEVAWLTEEHDKVIYRAFNRVQDHEKLVVVDTTTKTSTLTRQRDGSDGWLDNNAAISFIGSITEQKGKGKGKAKGKGKGKGKDDEKEYYLDLSDESGWNHIYLFSVDGKDKIALTSGSWEVTGINKIDTSRGLIYYTSTERHSTERHIYSVSYITKKKTPLVDDKVSAVWSASFSTGGGYYILRYAGPNVPYQELYKIDSKTPLRVINNNDRLLNNLKEYKLPNITYHELDHPSGFKLNAMLRLPANFSPDKKYPVLLTPYGGPGAQQVNKGMQSFSWNAYIASDPELEYITFTVDNRGTGLKGRAFRSAVASNLGDLEAQDQIWAAKWLAKNPWVDASKIGIWGWSYGGYLTAKVVEIGDPIISLGIATAPVSDWRFYDTMYTERYMKTPALNAAGYNKSAVHNTDGFKKIAGGFLIQHGTGDDNVHFQNAAALADLLMGDRVSPEKLEVTWFTDSDHSIRYNSQGTFVYKQLSKKLFEEKKRTGTGGSHQWSKKGMGKKWVA; encoded by the coding sequence ATGCAGCGCGTCGCAGCTCTCGTcggcgctgccgccgccctgTTGGGCGCCGTCTCAGCCATCGACCCACCTCgccccccccaccagcccGTCGGAGGCGGCTCCAAGCTGCTCACGTACAATGTCACCACGGGCAGCCCGGGCGCTCTCTCTGTGTCCACCACCGGAATCACCTGGGCCCAGACCGACAACGACGGCGACTtcatcaccctcgcctccGACGGATCGCTTGTCTTTGAAAACGTCGCCAGTGGCAACAAGACCACATTCCTCGCCTCCAGCAAGATCCCCGCCGACTATTGGGACTACTCCATCTCCCACGACCAGACCAAGGTCTTGTGGGCTGTCGACTATACTAAGCAGTATCGTCACTCCTACTTTGCCAACTACCTGGTCCAGGATGTGGCCACCGGGCAGACCCAGCAGCTCGTGCCTGGTTCCAAGGGTGATATCCAGTATGCTACCTGGAACCCTGCGTCGTCCTCCCAGATTGCCTTTGTCCAGggcaacaacctcttcctctgggACAATGGCACCATCAGCCAGATCACCACTAACGGCGGCCCTGATCTTTTCAACGCTGTTCCTGACTGGGTCTACGAGGAGGAAATCTTTGGCACCGACCATGCGCTCTGGTATTCACCCGACGGCGAGTACATTGCTTACCTGAGCTTCAACGAGACCGGAGTCGACACCTTCACGATTCCTTACTTTATGGACAACCAAAAGGTCGCCCCGGCCTATCCCCGTGAGCTGGAGCTGAGGTATCCCAAGGttggcaccaccaaccccaccgtgaccttccacctcttgagcgtcaaggacaagaagacGACCGAGATTCCTGTTACTGCGTGGGCAGCCGATGACTTGATCATTGGCGAGGTTGCTTGGTTGACCGAGGAGCACGACAAGGTCATCTACCGCGCTTTCAACCGTGTTCAGGACCACGAAAAGCTCGTGGTTGttgacaccaccaccaagacctccaccctcacccgccAGCGTGATGGATCCGACGGCTGGCTTGACAACAACGCGGCCATCAGCTTCATCGGCTCCATCACGGAGCAAAAGGGCAAAGGAAAGGGCAAGGCAAAGGGCAaaggcaagggcaagggcaaagaCGACGAAAAGGAGTACTACCTTGACTTGTCGGACGAGTCGGGGTGGAACCACATCTACCTCTTCTCGGTGGACGGCAAGGACAAGATTGCTCTTACATCGGGCAGCTGGGAGGTTACCGGTATCAACAAGATCGACACCTCCAGAGGACTGATTTACTACACGTCCACAGAGCGCCACAGCACCGAGCGTCACATTTACTCGGTTTCCTacatcaccaagaagaagactccATTGGTCGACGACAAGGTTTCTGCCGTCTGGTCCGCTTCCTTTTCCACCGGCGGTGGCTATTACATCCTGAGATATGCCGGCCCCAACGTCCCCTACCAAGAGCTTTACAAGATCGACTCCAAGACCCCCCTCCgcgtcatcaacaacaatgaccgtctcctcaacaacctcaaggaGTACAAGCTTCCCAACATTACGTATCACGAACTTGACCACCCTTCTGGCTTCAAGCTCAACGCCATGCTCCGTCTCCCCGCCAACTTTTCTCCCGACAAGAAGTACCCCGTCTTGTTGACTCCCTATGGCGGCCCCGGTGCTCAGCAGGTCAACAAGGGAATGCAATCTTTTAGCTGGAACGCCTATATTGCTTCCGATCCCGAGCTCGAGTACATCACTTTTACTGTTGACAACCGTGGCACCGGTCTCAAGGGCCGCGCTTTCCGGTCCGCGGTCGCCTCCAACCTGGGTGATCTTGAGGCCCAGGACCAGATCTGGGCCGCCAAGTGGCTGGCCAAGAATCCGTGGGTCGATGCCTCCAAGATTGGTATCTGGGGCTGGTCGTATGGCGGGTATCTCACGGCCAAGGTGGTCGAAATTGGCGATCCCATCATCTCTCTGGGTATCGCCACCGCTCCCGTCTCGGACTGGCGCTTCTACGACACCATGTACACCGAGAGATACATGAAGACACCCGCGCTCAACGCTGCTGGATACAACAAGTCGGCGGTGCACAACACGGACGGCTTCAAGAAGATTGCCGGTGGCTTCCTGATTCAGCACGGAACCGGCGATGACAATGTTCACTTTCAGAACGCTGCCGCCCTCGCTGATCTGCTGATGGGAGACCGCGTCAGCCCAGAGAAGCTCGAGGTGACCTGGTTTACCGATTCTGATCACAGCATCCGCTACAATTCGCAAGGCACGTTTGTGTACAAGCAACTGAGCAAGAAGTTgtttgaggagaagaagagaaccGGCACCGGCGGCAGCCACCAGTGGAGCAAGAAGGGTATGGGCAAGAAATGGGTTGCCTGA
- a CDS encoding hypothetical protein (EggNog:ENOG503NWYC; COG:C) produces MSSSQLLVTTAACAARRSVITQLAPAAVRTFASVANVTSTTRNHKVVVVGGGSAGLTISHQLLRKGKFSQDDIAIVDPAEWHHYQPGWTLVGGGLKNKEQLRKPLKSLIDPKLRFYNTELASFSPESNTVTLDNGDKLNYEHLVVVPGIKVDFNSIKGLQDALSNPDSGVSSIYGYDTCDKADRTIKALKGGQAIFTQPMGVVKCAGAPQKIMWLALDHWKKSGLYDPANPSSSPIHITFATGLPVMFGVPKYSAVLEKLRKERGVEGLFAHDLVEINGNDAVFSHGENQKLTRKFDLMHVTPKMGAHAFVKSSPLANEAGFVDVDEETLRHKKWKNVWSAGDASSLPTSKTAAAITAQAPVLVKNVLRSMKGKEADEEYDGYTSCPLLTEYGKVLLAEFKYGGVPKETFGKALRIDQAVPRRAFYHLKKDFFPWVYYKYMVKGTWGGPKGWLRD; encoded by the coding sequence ATGTCCAGCAGTCAACTATTAGTCACCACAGCAGCCTGTGCTGCCCGCCGCTCAGTCATCACGCAACTGGCCCCGGCTGCCGTGCGCACTTTTGCGAGTGTCGCCAAtgtcacctccaccaccagaaatCACAaggtcgtcgttgtcggcgGTGGTTCAGCTGGTCTGACCATCAGCCACCAGCTCCTGCGCAAGGGGAAATTCTCCCAAGACGACATTGCGATTGTCGACCCGGCAGAATGGCATCACTACCAGCCCGGATGGACCCTGGTGGGCGGCGGTCTCAAGAATAAGGAGCAGCTCAGGAAACCACTCAAGAGTTTGATCGATCCCAAGCTGCGATTCTACAACACAGAGTTGGCATCCTTCTCGCCAGAGTCCAACACTGTCACTCTCGACAACGGTGACAAGCTCAACTATGAGCACCTCGTCGTGGTGCCCGGAATCAAGGTTGACTTCAACAGCATCAAGGGGCTTCAGGATgccctctccaacccagaTTCGGGCGTCTCCTCCATCTACGGCTACGACACGTGCGACAAGGCGGATCGCACCATCAAGGCACTCAAGGGCGGCCAGGCCATTTTCACCCAGCCGATGGGTGTTGTCAAGTGCGCCGGCGCTCCTCAAAAGATCATGTGGCTTGCCCTTGATCACTGGAAGAAATCCGGTCTTTACGACCCAGCAAACCCCTCGTCATCACCCATCCACATCACATTCGCGACCGGCCTTCCCGTCATGTTTGGCGTTCCCAAGTACTCTGCCGTGCTGGAAAAGCTGcggaaagagagaggagtAGAGGGATTGTTTGCGCATGATCTGGTTGAAATCAACGGCAACGATGCCGTGTTTAGCCATGGCGAGAACCAGAAGCTCACCCGCAAGTTTGATCTGATGCATGTCACTCCCAAAATGGGCGCTCACGCCTTTGTCAAATCCAGTCCTCTTGCCAACGAGGCTGGATTTGTCGATGTCGACGAAGAGACGCTCCGGCACAAAAAGTGGAAGAATGTGTGGAGTGCCGGAGATGCTTCCAGTTTGCCCACATCCAAGACGGCCGCAGCCATCACGGCGCAAGCGCCGGTTCTGGTCAAGAATGTGCTGAGGTCAATGAAGGGCAAGGAGGCGGACGAGGAGTATGACGGCTACACATCGTGCCCGCTGTTGACAGAGTACGGCAAGGTGCTGCTGGCCGAGTTCAAGTACGGCGGCGTACCCAAGGAGACGTTTGGAAAGGCGCTGAGGATTGACCAGGCGGTGCCGAGACGGGCATTTTATCACTTGAAAAAGGACTTTTTTCCTTGGGTATACTACAAGTATATGGTTAAAGGCACCTGGGGTGGTCCCAAGGGCTGGCTCAGAGATTAA
- a CDS encoding hypothetical protein (COG:L; EggNog:ENOG503P42J): protein MLSVWSAPSFRISGYCSETHFHLNNPQDLTFLFSKNPQHFPETNINNNNPEHWIQLPDSWRKGAGLVFPTEFTHPSASATPTDLFKGFRPKNGLLKYVHRTDAFTALIFIAGTCPDRRIPDPKAGWALIHARAPDYPKIVSARLERKGPFGDDGSQTSNRAELRAALATLRFEFGPNEEGFRTLVIVINSKYVVEGSTTWAETWIEKQWKTSKGEDVASRDLWEALLSEIEKAKERNMAVQFWKIPKEWNVDAHDAAMKATEQPATDSFQDLI from the exons ATGTTGAGCGTATG GTCTGCCCCCAGCTTCCGTATCTCTGGTTATTGTTCGGAAACCCATTTCCACTTGAACAACCCGCAAGACCTGACATTCCTCTTTTCCAAGAATCCGCAGCATTTCCCAGAGACAAACattaacaacaacaacccagaACATTGGATCCAGCTACCAGACTCA TGGAGAAAAGGCGCCGGTCTTGTCTTCCCTACCGAGTTTACCCACCCGTCTGCTTCAGCAACCCCTACAGACTTATTTAAGGGTTTTCGGCCGAAAAATGGTCTCCTCAA ATACGTTCACCGGACTGATGCCTTCACCGCCCTGATCTTCATCGCTGGCACATGTCCCGACCGTCGCATACCGGACCCAAAGGCAGGCTGGGCCCTTATACATGCCCGCGCGCCCGATTACCCAAAAATCGTCTCTGCTCGCCTGGAAAGGAAGGGGCCTTTTGGCGACGATGGCTCCCAGACCAGCAACCGGGCGGAGCTTCGCGCTGCCCTTGCCACCCTGCGTTTTGAATTCGGACCCAACGAAGAAGGTTTCCGCACACTTGTCATCGTTATCAATTCCAAGTATGTGGTTGAGGGCTCTACCACATGGGCCGAAACTTGGATCGAAAAGCAATGGAAAACGAGCAAGGGGGAGGACGTTGCGAGCAGGGATTTATGGGAGGCATTGTTGAGTGAGATTGAGAAAGCCAAGGAGAGGAACATGGCTGTTCAATTTTGGAAGATCCCGAAAGAGTGGAACGTGGATGCTCATGATGCTGCAATGAAGGCTACCGAGCAACCGGCGACTGATAGTTTTCAGGACCTGATTTAG
- a CDS encoding hypothetical protein (EggNog:ENOG503NYWA; COG:S), giving the protein MNTLQVQQCVENAIRCQATTRLLLTPLVISSLRLPRTQFFYHSQHRSFHRAAAGRPCCRQSENPPRLSQCLLRKTYSSATSPAPSEPTIHPVFEQRTGTFQYLVVDSVTKDAVIIDPVLDYDKCSTTITTTAADGLLSLVREKGYRIVRILETHAHADHLTASFYLQRQLVKQQDLKPPVSIGKRIGQVQTLFGQRYGIDAKEYEGVFDKLFEDDEEFSIGTLKAKALHLPGHTPDHLGYKIGDNIFCGDSIFHTDIGTARCDFPGGSAHALYQSARKILSLPDNVKIWTGHDYPPDGLREPVPFVTVGEHRQKNKHLRDGVTEEEFVKMRKERDEHLAAPRLLHESLQVNVRAGRLPSQNDSGMRLLKVPVKVKGAGVWQ; this is encoded by the exons atGAACACCCTTCAGGTACAGCAATGCGTTGAAAACGCCATCAGATGCCAGGCGACCACCCGCCtgctcctcacccccctggTCATTTCTTCGCTTCGACTTCCACGCACCCAATTTTTCTACCACTCTCAACATCGGTCTTTCCACCGAGCGGCGGCAGGGAGACCCTGTTGTCGACAATCTGAAAATCCACCTCGACTGTCTCAATGTCTACTACGCAAGACCTACTCTTCAGCTACTTCCCCTGCTCCGTCAGAACCTACCATTCATCCAGTCTTTGAACAGAGAACTGGCACTTTTCAATATCTAGTCGTCGATTCAGTAACCAAAGACGCAGTCATTATCGACCCTGTTTTGGACTACGACAAGTGCAGCACcaccattaccaccaccgcggctGACGGCCTCCTGTCTTTGGTCCGTGAAAAGGGATACAGGATCGTGCGCATTCTAGAGACCCACGCCCATGCCGATCACTTGACTGCTTCCTTTTATCTCCAACGGCAGCTGGTCAAGCAGCAGGACCTGAAACCCCCCGTGAGCATCGGCAAGCGGATTGGACAGGTACAAACCTTGTTTGGGCAGAGATATGGGATCGACGCCAAAGAGTATGAAGGTGTTTTCGACAAACTGTtcgaggacgatgaagagTTTTCTATTGGAACGTTAAAGGCAAAGGCCCTGCATCTTCCCGGCCACACCCCAGATCATTTGGGATACAAGATCGGAG ACAATATCTTTTGCGGAGACTCCATCTTCCATACTGACATTGGCACGGCAAGGTGTGATTTTCCCGGCGGATCGGCCCACGCCTTGTATCAGTCAGCCCGCAAGATCCTGTCTCTGCCTGATAATGTCAAGATCTGGACCGGGCACGACTATCCACCCGATGGTTTGAGAGAGCCTGTGCCATTTGTCACCGTTGGCGAGCACCGCCAGAAGAACAAGCACCTGAGAGATGGCGTTACTGAAGAGGAATTTGTCAAGATGAGAAAGGAAAGAGACGAGCATCTGGCTGCCCCAAGACTGCTGCATGAGAGTCTACAGGTGAATGTGAGAGCTGGAAGATTGCCAAGTCAAAACGACTCCGGCATGAGGTTATTAAAGGTGCCTGTCAAAGTCAAGGGAGCAGGAGTATGGCAGTAG